From Brachionichthys hirsutus isolate HB-005 chromosome 16, CSIRO-AGI_Bhir_v1, whole genome shotgun sequence, a single genomic window includes:
- the noxo1a gene encoding NADPH oxidase organizer 1a, protein MDGQRYPISVRLVGVIRKEIGKMYIASVLWSDKNEIVVYRTFAAFESMHKQLKKSFPSGSKMKKSDRVIPKFRDKHMLNTKQKKGTGKSLERRKFLQSYCDDLLNCGPRVCQSPEVVQFFHPNDQDLQPEFTKSGILIMLSDDEIRPDAGPASISHVTQPFVTETYRCVAAYETKDTKNKPFKVAADEKVDVLIKDKGGWWLVEKEDKQMAWFPAPYLEKLEDDLDDEDEIDGSFEKAMSYTAIKNYKATKSDEISVAIGSVVEVLLQSDNGWWLIRHNGKTGYIPTMYLQPNNNNSSPRLRLTASQLDLSVPSPNPEPQSPQLSSSQSSLPPLPLIRSPSPGLRPPEARQRSNSLTVLGEMPRPLASPRNVRRAARTPSPMPSRRNPPPKITVEMDEDERSYLSDSSELSFSDDFSSSSESSALSLTQSLNEQQLRHRDTPQPRPRSRLSTTSSADTRLSPSLSDANLFKYPASPKVPPRPHASEIRTRCSTVTRKNAAKSPSPTQAPLVIL, encoded by the exons ATGGACGGCCAGCGGTATCCAATCAGCGTCCGACTAGTTGGAGTCATACGCAAAGAAATAGGCAAA ATGTACATCGCTTCCGTGCTCTGGTCGGACAAGAATGAAATTGTGGTTTACAGAACTTTTGCGGCTTTCGAGAGCATGCAC AAACAACTGAAGAAATCGTTCCCTTCCGGAAGTAAAATGAAGAAGTCCGACAGAGTCATCCCCAAATTTCGag ACAAACATATGCTGAACACCAAACAGAAGAAGGGCACCGGGAAGTCTCTGGAGCGCCGAAAGTTCCTGCAGAGCTATTGTGATGATCTCCTGAACTGCGGCCCGCGGGTCTGTCAGTCTCCAGAAGTGGTCCAGTTCTTCCACCCCAACGACCAGGACCTCCAACCCGAGTTCACCAAGAGTGG catcCTGATCATGCTGTCGGACGACGAGATCAGGCCCGATGCGGGGCCGGCTAGCATCAGCCACGTGACCCAGCCGTTCGTCACGGAGACGTACAGATGTGTGGCCGCTTACGAGACCAAAGACACGAAGAACAAACCGTTCAAAGTGGCCGCCGACGAAAAAGTCGATGTCCtcatcaaagacaaaggag GGTGGTGGCTGGTGGAGAAGGAAGACAAGCAGATGGCCTGGTTCCCCGCCCCCTACCTGGAGAAGCTCGAGGATGATctcgatgatgaagatgagattGATGGGTCTTTTGAAAAAG CAATGTCCTACACGGCCATCAAGAACTACAAGGCCACCAAAAGCGACGAGATAAGTGTCGCCATCGGCTCCGTGGTGGAAGTCCTGCTGCAGTCCGACAACGGCTGGTGGCTCATCAG GCACAATGGCAAAACCGGTTACATCCCCACCATGTACCTGCagcccaacaacaacaacagcagcccTCGACTCCGCCTCACTGCGAGCCAGCTCGACCTTAGCGTCCCCTCCCCCAACCCGGAGCCGCAGTCCCCTCAGCTAAGCAGCTCGCAAAGTAGCCTGCCGCCGCTTCCACTCATCAGGAGCCCCTCACCTGGCCTGCGGCCCCCGGAGGCCAGGCAGAGGTCCAACTCTCTCACCGTCCTCGGTGAGATGCCTCGTCCTCTGGCGTCGCCGAGGAACGTGCGGCGTGCCGCGCGCACCCCATCCCCCATGCCGTCGAGGCGTAACCCtccaccaaaaatcacagtggAGATGGACGAAGACGAGCGGAGCTATCTGAGCGACAGCAGCGAGCTCAGCTTCAGCGACGACTTCAGCTCCTCCTCGGAAAGCTCGGCCCTCAGTTTGACCCAGAGCTTGAACGAACAGCAGCTGCGTCACAGAGATACGCCCCAGCCCAGGCCTCGCAGCCGCCTGAGCACGACGAGCAGCGCCGACACCAGACTGAGCCCCAGCCTCTCTGATGCCAACCTATTCAAATACCCAGCGTCACCCAAGGTCCCACCCAGACCGCATGCCAGCGAGATCCGCACCCGCTGTTCCACCGTCACCCGCAAGAACGCAGCCAAATCCCCGTCGCCCACACAAGCCCCGTTAGTGATCCTGTGA
- the rnf151 gene encoding RING finger protein 151 — translation MSRLCVDRTVSQRYNTLLSADPEVSTQSGGYDVELFVDTPDYDLICTICQGVLRCPVRAGCQHVFCKKCILQWLKRKETCPCCRKPVNPNWIFVMCKLSKSIGRMKTKCKNEVRGCAATVPLSERYCHSMSCLFEVIPCPYQGCRAQFLRRDLEIHARHCEHWRQPCHMGCGTILSHNTQDQHNCYKQLRQEYEARQRNHRAIATNLRRKMRKMQSTMAHVKRQIRLICESLEVTDDLHEVDEEDLFESSGSSIPTPCGNNTNS, via the exons ATGTCCCGCCTTTGTGTGGACCGTACAGTGTCCCAGAGATATAATACTCTCCTATCA GCGGACCCAGAAGTATCAACACAGAGTGGGGGCTATGATGTGGAGCTGTTTGTGGACACCCCAGACTATGATCTGATCTGCACCATATGCCAGGGAGTCCTCAGGTGTCCAGTCAGGGCTGGCTGCCAACATGTTTTCTGcaagaaatgtattttgcagTGGCTAAAGAG GAAGGAGACCTGCCCCTGTTGCAGGAAGCCTGTTAACCCAAACTGGATCTTTGTCATGTGCAAACTGAGCAAATCTATCGGACGCATGAAGACCAAG TGCAAGAATGAGGTCCGTGGTTGTGCCGCGACCGTCCCGCTCTCGGAGCGGTACTGCCACAGCATGAGCTGTCTGTTCGAGGTGATCCCCTGTCCGTACCAGGGCTGCCGGGCGCAGTTTCTCCGCAGGGACCTGGAGATTCACGCACGCCATTGTGAACACTGGCGTCAGCCCTGCCACATGGGCTGCGGGACAATACTTTCCCACAACACGCAGGATCAACACAACTGCTACAAGCAGCTGAGGCAGGAGTATGAAGCCAGGCAGCGGAACCACAGGGCCATTGCCACTAACCTGCgtaggaagatgaggaagatgcaGAGCACCATGGCCCACGTGAAGAGGCAGATAAGGTTGATCTGCGAGAGTCTGGAAGTGACGGATGACCTGCATGAAGTAGACGAGGAGGACCTGTTTGAGAGCAGCGGCAGCTCCATCCCGACTCCGTGTGGCAACAACACTAACAGCTGA
- the tbl3 gene encoding transducin beta-like protein 3 — protein MANPNLQFKTNYAVSSKIEPFYKGGKVQISKDENYIFCTCGSRVNVLEISTGKVVHSIEHDDQEDITSFALSCDDELLVTASRALLLKQWNWRQAQCTRSWKAIHTVPVASMTFDTTSTLLATGGCDGTIKLWDVVKQYCTHNLKGSSGVVHLVRFHPDISRLQLLSSSLDSGIRLWDLRRSLCVCVLQSHYSAVTSLSFSPDGDTMVSSGRDKICTVWDLQSLKAKRTVPVYEAVEGVVLLPENKALSQIGVKSKDLHFITAGSKGILRVWNASTSRCVYTQKHVTTSEKEEEEEENDDDPRSLTFLLHLPASSRLATVTAEHNIVLYQLPGLTTQQQFVGYSDEVLDVKFLGKDDSHIVVATNSCQLKVFELLTNTCQILYGHTDTVLSLDVFKKGFLFASCAKDRSVRVWQMDGDSGRVQCVAVGSSHANAVGSIACSRLKASFIVSGSQDCTVKVWPLPADWDTAGDNVHQLTPRTTEKAHDKDVNSVAVSPNDKLLASGCQDRTAKLWSLAGEGSVGLLGVFRGHRRGVWAVCFSPVDQVLATSSADGTAKLWGLQDFSCLKTFEGHDASVLKVLFVSRGTQLLTSGSDGLVKLWTIKTNECVKTLDAHQDKVWGLHSSRGDDKMVTGSADSNITVWVDVTEVELAEEQAKQEDQILKKQKLSNLLHEKNYLKALGLAIALDQPHTVLTVIKAIRQVEDSQGLLETTILKLRLDQKESLLGYCALWNTNGRNCQDAQAVLQVLLTHVPPEELIQYQGARSHLEGLIPYTERHMQRIGRLLQASMFLNYMWQKMRVAGAPSSMGPDEAMDTTPFAQPFFTIDKDKGVDGVDDGKRDGEDGCGDQDEDETCPVGEELDEEDEVSVTRKASGDSGRTDNRGGVKTNGHHNSESEESSEEEEEEEDIDEDERDQTMVKFVNPLPVPSSPPCQTLAS, from the exons ATGGCAAATCCCAACCTTCAGTTCAAAACCAA TTATGCTGTTTCCAGTAAGATCGAGCCGTTCTACAAAGGTGGAAAAGTGCAG ATCAGCAAAGATGAAAACTATATCTTCTGTACTTGTGGATCTCGGGTGAATGTTTTGGAGATCAGCACAGGGAAGGTTGTCCACAGCATTGAGCAC GATGATCAAGAGGACATTACATCTTTCGCACTCAGCTGTGATGATGAG CTGCTGGTAACAGCCAGcagagctctgctgctgaaGCAGTGGAACTGGAGGCAAGCTCAGTGTACTCGCTCCTGGAAGGCCATTCACACTGTTCCTGTAGCCAGCATGACCTTTGACACCACCTCCACCCTCCTGGCCACTG GAGGCTGCGATGGCACCATAAAGCTTTGGGATGTGGTGAAGCAGTACTGCACCCATAACTTGAAAGGGTCATCTGGGGTTGTGCA CCTGGTCCGGTTTCACCCAGACATCAGCAGactgcagctcctctcctcctccctggaCTCTGGCATTCGATTGTGGGATCTACGCcgtagtctgtgtgtgtgtgttctgcagagTCACTATAGCGCCGTCAcctccctcagcttcagccCCGATGGGGACACCATGGTCAG ttctgGCAGAGACAAGATCTGCACCGTGTGGGACCTGCAGAGTCTGAAAGCCAAGAGAACCGTACCGGTCTATGAG GCTGTGGAGGGTGTTGTGCTCCTGCCTGAGAACAAGGCTTTGTCTCAGATCGGAGTGAAGAGCAAGGACTTGCATTTCATCACAGCTGGCAGCAAAG GTATATTGAGAGTGTGGAATGCCAGCACGTCACGTTGTGTCTACACCCAGAAACACGTCACCACCtctgagaaggaggaggaggaggaggaaaatgacGATGACCCCAGGAGCCTGACGTTTCTTCTTCACCTGCCTGCGTCCTCCAGACTGGCCACAGTCACAGCAGAACACAACATTGTGCTCTACCAGCTGCCCGGTCTCACCACACAGCAGCAG TTTGTGGGTTACAGCGACGAAGTGCTGGATGTGAAGTTTTTGGGTAAAGACGACAGCCACATTGTGGTGGCCACCAACAGCTGCCAGCTCAAGGTGTTTGAGCTGCTCACCAACACCTGCCAGATCCTGTATGGACACACAG ACACCGTGCTCTCGCTGGACGTGTTTAAAAAGGGCTTCCTCTTTGCAAGCTGTGCCAAG GACAGGTCAGTGCGCGTGTGGCAGATGGACGGAGACAGCGGCCGGGTGCAGTGTGTGGCCGTGGGCTCCAGCCACGCTAACGCTGTGGGCTCCATCGCCTGCTCCAG gttgAAAGCATCTTTTATAGTATCTGGCAGCCAGGACTGCACCGTGAAGGTGTGGCCCCTGCCAGCGGACTGGGATACGGCCGGGGACAACGTGCATCAGCTGACCCCCCGCACCACGGAGAAGGCACACGATAAG GACGTGAACAGCGTAGCCGTGTCGCCCAATGACAAGCTGCTGGCCTCGGGCTGCCAGGACCGCACGGCCAAGCTGTGGTCGCTTGCCGGGGAGGGGAGCGTGGGCCTGCTGGGCGTGTTCCGGGGTCACCGCCGTGGCGTCTGGGCCGTGTGCTTCTCCCCCGTCGACCAGGTGCTGGCCACGTCCTCCGCAGACGGCACCGCCAAACTGTGGGGCCTGCAAGACTTCAGCTGCCTCAAG ACGTTCGAAGGCCACGATGCGTCCGTTTTGAAGGTGCTCTTTGTGAGTCGAGGTACTCAGCTGCTCACCAG TGGCTCCGACGGTTTAGTGAAGCTGTGGACCATAAAGACCAACGAGTGCGTGAAGACGCTGGACGCCCACCAGGACAAAGTGTGGGGTCTCCACAGCAGCCGCGGAGACGACAAGATGGTGACGGGCTCGGCGGACTCGAACATCACCGTGTGGGTG gaTGTGACTGAGGTGGAGCTGGCAGAGGAGCAGGCCAAGCAGGAGGATCAGATACTGAA GAAGCAGAAGTTGTCCAACCTGCTCCATGAGAAGAACTACCTGAAGGCTTTGGGTCTGGCCATCGCCCTGGACCAGCCTCACACCGTGCTGACTGTGATCAAAG CGATCCGCCAGGTGGAAGACAGCCAAGGACTGCTGGAGACGACGATACTGAAACTGAGACTGGATCAGAAAG agTCACTCCTGGGCTACTGCGCTTTATGGAACACCAACGGCAGGAACTGTCAGGATGCTCAGGCCGTCCTGCAGGTGCTCCTCACGCACGTCCCACCCGAGGAGCTGATTCAGTACCAGGGAGCCCGAAGCCACCTGGAGGGGCTCATCCCATACACAG AGAGACACATGCAACGGATTGGCCGCCTGCTGCAGGCATCCATGTTCCTGAACTACATGTGGCAGAAGATGCGAGTAGCTGGGGCACCGTCCAG CATGGGCCCGGATGAAGCCATGGATACCACTCCCTTTGCACAGCCTTTCTTTACAATCGACAAGGACAAAGGAGTGGACGGCGTGGATGATGGGAAACGAGACGGAGAGGACGGCTGCGGCGatcaagatgaagatgaaacttGTCCCGTCGGAGAGGAACTGGACGAGGAGGATGAGGTCAGCGTTACCAGGAAAGCCTCCGGCGACAGCGGGCGAACGGACAACAGAGGCGGCGTTAAAACAAATGGCCATCACAACTCCGAAAGTGAGGAGAgttccgaggaggaggaggaggaggaggacattgaCGAAGACGAGAGGGATCAAACGATGGTCAAGTTTGTGAATCCTCTCCCAGTTCCTTCTTCTCCCCCATGCCAGACGCTCGCCAGCTGA